In Capricornis sumatraensis isolate serow.1 chromosome 16, serow.2, whole genome shotgun sequence, a genomic segment contains:
- the LOC138092454 gene encoding apolipoprotein A-I: protein MKAVVLTLAVLFLTGSQARHFWQQDEPQSSWDRVKDFATVYVEAIKDSGRDYVAQFEASALGKQLNLKLLDNWDTLASTLSKVREQLGPVTQEFWDNLEKETASLRQEMHKDLEEVKQKVQPYLDEFQKKWHEEVEIYRQKVAPLGEEFREGARQKVQELQDKLSPLAQELRDRARAHVETLRQQLAPYSDDLRQRLTARLEALKEGGGSLAEYHAKASEQLKALGEKAKPALEDLRQGLMPVLESLKVSILAAIDEASKKLNAQ, encoded by the exons ATGAAAGCCGTGGTGCTGACCTTGGCTGTGCTCTTCCTGACGG GGAGCCAGGCTCGGCATTTCTGGCAGCAAGATGAGCCCCAGTCGTCCTGGGATCGGGTGAAGGATTTTGCCACCGTGTATGTGGAAGCAATCAAGGATAGTGGCAGAGACTATGTGGCCCAATTTGAAGCCTCCGCTTTGGGAAAACAGCTCAA cCTGAAACTCCTGGACAACTGGGACACCCTGGCCAGCACGTTGTCCAAAGTGCGTGAACAGCTGGGCCCGGTGACCCAGGAGTTCTGGGACAACCTGGAAAAGGAGACAGCGTCGCTGAGGCAGGAGATGCACAAGGACCTGGAGGAGGTGAAGCAGAAGGTGCAGCCCTACCTGGACGAGTTCCAGAAGAAGTGGCACGAGGAGGTGGAGATCTACCGCCAGAAGGTGGCGCCGCTGGGCGAGGAGTTTCGCGAGGGCGCGCGCCAGAaggtgcaggagctgcaggacaaGCTGAGCCCGCTGGCCCAGGAGCTCCGCGACCGCGCGCGCGCCCACGTGGAGACGCTGCGGCAGCAGCTGGCGCCCTACAGCGATGACCTGCGCCAGCGGCTGACCGCGCGCCTGGAGGCGCTCAAGGAGGGCGGCGGCAGCCTGGCGGAGTACCACGCCAAGGCCAGCGAGCAGCTGAAGGCGCTGGGCGAGAAGGCCAAGCCGGCGCTGGAGGACCTCCGCCAGGGCCTGATGCCCGTGCTGGAGAGCCTCAAAGTCAGCATCCTGGCCGCCATCGACGAGGCCTCTAAGAAGCTGAACGCCCAGTGA